A single region of the Crocosphaera sp. UHCC 0190 genome encodes:
- a CDS encoding glycosyltransferase has translation MENLSLDLVICTYNNALLLDRVLGAIREQVVSPKIKWGVLVVNNNCTDETVEIVEKYQKTAKFTLRMVIELIQGLTPARLCGVKNTSGEWIAFVDDDCLLAPDWVEQAAIFAKSQPKCGGFGGKVILDWQIQPSDEIIKFGYCYAEQNHGEEVQTVPCIVGAGMVIRRTALEDVGWIDKQLLADRVGKKLISGGDVEIGLRLASKYDLWYNPACQLQHLIPEYRISLDYLHKMNIGLGGSKLFGDSLLWGKSYPLWLMTSIAYGIREGLKLITWTLHNLRWGKSLTEVSLYGSFLKGWWLGLWQLFWLNPQERQALLGCAKVS, from the coding sequence ATGGAAAACCTATCGCTGGATTTAGTTATTTGTACTTATAACAATGCCCTTTTGCTGGATCGAGTTTTAGGGGCGATCAGAGAACAAGTGGTTTCCCCTAAGATTAAATGGGGGGTTCTCGTTGTTAATAATAACTGCACCGACGAAACGGTTGAAATTGTCGAAAAATATCAAAAAACAGCAAAATTTACTTTAAGAATGGTAATAGAACTGATTCAAGGACTAACACCAGCGCGATTGTGTGGCGTAAAAAATACATCAGGAGAGTGGATTGCGTTTGTTGATGATGACTGTCTTCTTGCTCCTGATTGGGTAGAACAAGCGGCGATTTTTGCTAAATCTCAGCCTAAATGTGGAGGATTTGGGGGAAAAGTGATATTAGACTGGCAAATTCAACCTTCTGATGAAATTATCAAGTTTGGATACTGCTATGCTGAACAAAATCACGGGGAGGAAGTGCAGACAGTACCCTGTATTGTTGGTGCGGGAATGGTTATCCGTCGCACTGCGTTAGAAGATGTGGGATGGATAGATAAACAGTTATTAGCTGATAGAGTCGGTAAAAAGCTGATTTCTGGCGGAGACGTAGAAATAGGGCTAAGATTAGCCTCAAAATATGACCTATGGTACAATCCAGCTTGTCAATTACAGCATCTTATCCCTGAATATCGGATTTCTCTAGATTATTTGCATAAAATGAATATTGGATTAGGTGGTAGTAAATTATTCGGCGATTCTCTGCTCTGGGGAAAATCCTATCCCCTTTGGTTAATGACTTCAATCGCTTATGGGATACGAGAGGGATTAAAATTAATAACTTGGACGTTACACAACCTAAGATGGGGAAAATCCTTGACGGAAGTGAGTCTTTACGGTAGTTTCCTCAAGGGGTGGTGGCTAGGTCTCTGGCAACTCTTTTGGTTAAATCCTCAAGAACGACAAGCTTTACTAGGATGCGCTAAAGTTAGTTAA
- a CDS encoding glycosyltransferase family 2 protein has product MVLPWKILQIDLSQGISAISTVSEAEKIYLVFWWKTIPLGHQAILAEQLPLSAIAIVNLAIQAITPTIGYYLFPNGFRESLVSFNDSYLLSCKTESVDWTTLVKLEKSLAELEQKIAEIDTKPFNKNISLIICTRNRPESLTRCLESLQKLSHFPKEIIIVDNASISSDKVKQMTELWGMRYIHEPRKGLSIARNTGIRQATGEIIAFTDDDVVVHPDWIFRLGQTFSDPNLMAVTGQVLPAELETESQQIFEVELGSFGWGYRPKTFDHGFFDYNLPWGVPVWRIGAGANMAFRRQILDKVGNFDERLGAGASGCSEDSEMWYRILAEGGICLYEPTAVVFHYHRREMTDLNQQMYAYMKGHVTALLIQYEHYHHKGNLYRVFVDLPKHYLGVLMAGFFYGFGLKQKTLLSEVLGCIAGLFYYLRHRYQK; this is encoded by the coding sequence ATGGTTCTTCCTTGGAAAATTTTACAAATTGATTTAAGTCAGGGAATTTCAGCGATTTCGACGGTATCAGAAGCCGAAAAAATTTACCTCGTTTTTTGGTGGAAAACCATTCCCCTTGGGCATCAAGCAATTCTCGCCGAACAATTACCCCTATCAGCAATAGCTATTGTTAACTTGGCTATTCAAGCAATTACGCCTACTATCGGCTATTATCTCTTTCCTAATGGTTTCCGAGAATCCCTTGTTTCCTTCAATGATTCCTATCTCTTATCCTGTAAAACGGAATCCGTAGATTGGACAACATTGGTTAAGCTAGAAAAATCTTTAGCAGAATTAGAGCAAAAAATCGCAGAAATTGATACAAAACCTTTTAATAAAAACATTTCCTTAATTATTTGTACCCGTAATCGTCCTGAATCCTTAACAAGATGCTTAGAATCCCTGCAAAAACTGTCCCATTTTCCTAAAGAAATAATTATTGTTGATAATGCTTCAATTTCCTCTGATAAAGTTAAACAAATGACTGAATTGTGGGGAATGCGCTATATCCATGAACCCCGAAAAGGGTTAAGTATTGCTCGTAATACGGGAATTCGTCAGGCGACTGGGGAGATTATTGCCTTTACTGATGATGATGTGGTAGTGCATCCTGATTGGATATTCCGCTTAGGACAAACCTTTAGTGATCCTAACCTAATGGCGGTTACAGGACAAGTGCTACCTGCTGAATTAGAAACCGAGTCTCAACAGATATTTGAAGTCGAATTAGGCAGTTTTGGCTGGGGATATCGCCCAAAAACCTTTGATCATGGCTTTTTTGACTATAATCTCCCTTGGGGCGTTCCCGTTTGGCGCATTGGTGCAGGGGCAAATATGGCGTTTCGGCGACAAATTTTGGACAAAGTTGGCAATTTTGATGAGAGATTAGGAGCAGGGGCATCAGGATGTAGTGAAGATTCTGAAATGTGGTATCGTATCCTTGCGGAAGGGGGAATTTGTCTTTATGAACCCACTGCCGTTGTTTTTCACTATCATCGTCGAGAAATGACTGATTTAAACCAGCAAATGTATGCTTATATGAAAGGTCATGTCACAGCTTTACTGATTCAATATGAGCATTATCATCATAAAGGGAATCTGTATCGAGTTTTTGTTGATTTACCGAAACATTATTTAGGGGTTCTAATGGCAGGATTCTTTTATGGATTTGGTTTGAAACAAAAAACCTTACTTTCTGAAGTTTTGGGATGTATCGCAGGACTTTTTTATTATTTACGTCATCGTTATCAAAAATAA
- a CDS encoding class I SAM-dependent methyltransferase — protein sequence MTIYKSSLSEFLSHNPFPHPFTQGFFYREKMRAIYRISPDQPFQKILEVGGGQSGLTSLLYPQAEISNLDVNPDFANAPCNQKKNINFVCGDATQLPFENESFDAITMFDVLEHIPDHEKAISEAKRVLKPKGFILISTPNENWRFPYYNFMKDWCPTAQDVMQEWGHVRRGYTFDELKALVDLPCHKTATFINPVTILCHDIAFSSLSPLTRETLCLMLSPMTWTSYWLHQATDKGTETASAWGIAT from the coding sequence ATGACAATTTATAAATCTTCCTTATCAGAATTTCTCAGCCACAATCCCTTCCCCCATCCATTCACTCAAGGATTTTTTTATCGAGAAAAAATGCGGGCAATTTATCGAATTTCCCCCGATCAACCTTTTCAGAAGATTCTAGAAGTTGGCGGTGGACAAAGCGGGTTAACGTCTCTGCTGTATCCCCAGGCAGAAATCAGCAATTTAGATGTTAATCCCGACTTTGCTAATGCCCCTTGTAATCAAAAGAAAAATATCAATTTTGTTTGTGGAGATGCTACCCAATTACCTTTTGAAAATGAATCCTTTGATGCAATAACAATGTTTGATGTTCTTGAACATATTCCCGATCATGAAAAAGCTATTTCTGAAGCAAAACGAGTCTTAAAACCCAAGGGATTTATCTTAATCAGTACCCCCAATGAAAATTGGCGATTTCCTTACTATAACTTTATGAAAGATTGGTGTCCCACTGCTCAAGATGTTATGCAAGAATGGGGTCATGTTAGACGAGGTTATACTTTCGATGAACTCAAAGCTTTAGTTGATTTGCCCTGTCACAAGACGGCAACTTTTATTAATCCCGTAACAATCCTCTGCCATGATATAGCTTTTTCTTCTCTATCCCCTTTAACACGAGAAACTTTATGTCTAATGTTAAGTCCCATGACGTGGACAAGTTATTGGCTTCATCAAGCTACGGATAAAGGAACAGAGACTGCTTCTGCTTGGGGTATTGCAACGTGA
- a CDS encoding glycosyltransferase family 2 protein: MVDNNFSLLSISVIIPVYKGGKAFSNCLASLSKSLLSPAEVIVVVDGDDSESYQVAEDFGAKVLQLKTNQGPARARNRGAEIAKGDILFFMDADVTIHPDTLEKIVTVFQNDPDLAALMGSYDDQPGASNFLSQYKNLFHHYNHQIGSEEASTFWGACGGIRRDIFGEMGGFDESYRRPCIEDIELGYRLKAKGYRIRLCKNIYVKHLKHWTPYSLLRADFFYRALPWTELIHRDRNFVNDLNLQLSSRLSVIFIYLLLITAVASFWFPTLLLFGGLLILGLIILNWPVYQFFLKKRGLLFTLQTLPWHWLYYFYSGLAFAIGTAKYRLKGDHPTLSRQA; the protein is encoded by the coding sequence ATGGTTGATAACAACTTCTCACTCTTATCCATTTCTGTGATTATCCCTGTTTATAAAGGAGGCAAAGCTTTTTCTAATTGCCTAGCAAGTTTGTCAAAAAGTTTACTGTCCCCTGCTGAGGTAATCGTTGTCGTGGACGGAGATGATAGTGAATCTTATCAAGTTGCCGAAGATTTTGGGGCAAAAGTTCTACAGCTAAAAACAAATCAAGGGCCAGCTAGAGCGAGAAATCGAGGGGCTGAAATAGCGAAAGGGGACATTTTATTTTTTATGGACGCTGATGTCACTATTCATCCCGATACCCTTGAAAAAATTGTTACTGTTTTTCAAAATGACCCAGATTTGGCTGCATTAATGGGATCTTATGATGATCAACCAGGAGCATCTAATTTTCTCTCTCAGTATAAAAATCTATTTCACCATTACAACCATCAAATCGGTTCTGAAGAAGCCTCTACATTTTGGGGGGCCTGTGGTGGGATTAGACGGGATATTTTTGGGGAAATGGGAGGATTTGACGAAAGTTATCGCCGTCCTTGTATTGAAGATATTGAGTTAGGCTATCGTCTCAAGGCTAAAGGCTACCGGATTCGCTTGTGTAAAAACATCTATGTCAAACATCTTAAGCATTGGACACCCTACTCACTACTACGGGCCGATTTCTTCTATCGGGCTTTGCCTTGGACAGAATTGATTCACCGCGATCGCAATTTTGTCAATGATTTAAACTTGCAATTGTCTAGTCGTCTCAGTGTTATTTTTATTTATCTACTTTTAATAACGGCTGTGGCGAGTTTTTGGTTTCCGACCCTATTGTTATTCGGAGGGTTACTCATACTAGGACTAATTATACTTAATTGGCCAGTGTATCAATTTTTTCTGAAAAAACGGGGTTTACTCTTCACTTTACAGACCCTCCCTTGGCATTGGCTTTATTACTTCTATAGTGGGTTAGCCTTTGCCATTGGCACAGCGAAGTATCGGCTGAAAGGCGATCACCCAACCTTGTCTCGTCAGGCTTAA
- a CDS encoding NAD(P)/FAD-dependent oxidoreductase, whose product MQATTTNNHHTHHHNNFPLTVVIGGGPAGLTAAYQLTKHGLHSVVLEKGDRVGGISRTETYKDYRFDIGGHRFFTKVPQVQHLWKEVLGDEFIKVPRLSRIYYKGKFFSYPLEPLNAVSNLGILQSLLILYSYFKAKVRPLPVEDNFEQWVTNRFGERLYQTFFKSYTEKVWGIPCTQIRADWAAQRIKGLSLKKAVINAFFGSNDTKTLIKEFDYPLLGPGMMWERFQEKLDAQGSPVLLNTEVVRVEREGKRITRIIAKKGDETFEIKGDQFINTMPVTALMHRLDPLPPDYVLKAARSLKYRDFLIVPIVINQEQLFPDNWIYIHSPKFKVGRIQNFKNWSPAMVPDNNKTCLGMEYFCSEGDDLWEMDNQDLIRLASEEIVNLGLVDDIRKVEDGTVIRQKKAYPVYDGEYKQHLQVLQDYVDSFENLQTAGRNGMHRYNNQDHSMLSALLAAENIMGANHDLWNVNTERSYHEDFVTENQKKNTVSSSKRSIAKKVIV is encoded by the coding sequence ATGCAAGCAACTACTACCAATAATCATCACACTCATCACCATAATAATTTTCCCTTAACGGTTGTTATTGGTGGGGGGCCTGCTGGGTTAACGGCTGCTTATCAATTAACCAAACATGGGTTACACTCTGTGGTTTTAGAAAAAGGTGATCGCGTTGGAGGAATTTCTCGGACTGAAACCTACAAAGACTATCGCTTCGATATTGGCGGCCACCGCTTTTTCACGAAAGTTCCCCAAGTACAACATCTCTGGAAAGAAGTATTAGGAGATGAATTCATCAAGGTTCCCCGTTTATCTCGTATCTATTACAAAGGCAAATTTTTTAGTTATCCTTTAGAACCCCTTAATGCCGTAAGTAATTTAGGAATTCTGCAGAGTTTATTAATTCTGTATAGTTATTTTAAAGCGAAAGTTCGTCCCCTACCCGTAGAAGATAATTTTGAACAATGGGTAACAAACCGTTTTGGCGAACGTTTATATCAAACATTCTTCAAAAGTTATACCGAAAAAGTTTGGGGCATTCCTTGTACTCAAATTAGGGCAGATTGGGCAGCACAGAGAATTAAGGGATTATCCCTGAAAAAAGCCGTGATCAATGCCTTTTTTGGTAGTAATGACACGAAAACCCTCATTAAAGAGTTTGATTATCCTCTTTTGGGGCCGGGGATGATGTGGGAACGATTTCAAGAGAAATTAGATGCTCAAGGTTCTCCTGTCTTATTAAATACGGAAGTCGTCAGAGTTGAGCGAGAAGGAAAGCGTATTACCCGTATTATTGCCAAAAAAGGGGATGAAACCTTTGAAATCAAGGGAGATCAGTTCATTAATACCATGCCTGTGACGGCCTTGATGCATCGTTTAGATCCTTTACCCCCAGATTATGTTCTTAAGGCTGCCCGTAGTCTGAAATATCGGGATTTCTTAATTGTTCCCATTGTTATCAACCAAGAACAGCTATTTCCTGACAATTGGATTTATATCCACAGTCCAAAATTCAAAGTTGGCCGCATTCAGAACTTTAAAAATTGGAGTCCGGCCATGGTTCCTGACAACAATAAGACTTGTTTAGGAATGGAATATTTCTGTAGTGAAGGGGATGATTTATGGGAAATGGACAATCAAGATTTGATTCGACTCGCTAGTGAAGAGATTGTCAATCTAGGCTTAGTAGATGACATTCGCAAAGTAGAAGATGGCACAGTCATTCGCCAAAAGAAAGCCTATCCTGTGTATGACGGCGAATATAAGCAACATTTACAGGTGTTGCAAGACTATGTAGATTCTTTCGAGAATTTACAAACTGCTGGACGTAATGGAATGCACCGCTATAATAATCAGGATCATTCCATGCTATCAGCACTCTTAGCCGCAGAAAACATTATGGGTGCAAACCATGACCTGTGGAATGTCAATACGGAACGTTCTTACCATGAGGATTTTGTGACGGAGAACCAGAAAAAAAACACAGTTTCTTCCTCAAAACGATCAATTGCCAAAAAAGTAATTGTTTAG